Proteins encoded in a region of the Oncorhynchus keta strain PuntledgeMale-10-30-2019 chromosome 3, Oket_V2, whole genome shotgun sequence genome:
- the sbk1 gene encoding serine/threonine-protein kinase SBK1 codes for MQDHGGDRQVASSVPHSVKASLSLSPSGPGQVGSGRGSPTSKVGYCGGGGVPVEDMQALAITSLSAADVAKHYEHIRKLGKGTYGKVDLVAHRTQGTKMALKFVTKSKTKLKSFLREYSLTGTLSCSPFIIKVLDVLFETEDSYVFGQEYAPAGDLFDIIPPQVGLPEEMVKRCMQQLGLALDFMHSKNLVHRDVKPENVLLFDRECRRIKLADFGMTRRVGCRVKRVSGTIPYTAPEVCRASRAEGFLVTTSLDVWAFGVLVFCMLTGNFPWEAALPADAFYEEFRRWQRAGCPTAAYPSQWRRFTDDALRMFQRLLAAEPEKRCGVKDVFCFVKYELVSELRRRASCRAKRGERSSSSGVCSASCTSNSSSSSSSSRSHRHPEPSTPPGTTSLLRPAPLKRSVLSDTHSPQEESPGQHHSSPGREKTKSQMVMATAIEICV; via the exons TGTGCCCCACAGCGTCAAGGcgagcctgtctctgtctccgtcgGGGCCAGGCCAGGTGGGCAGCGGCAGGGGCTCTCCCACCTCCAAGGTGGGCTACTGCGGTGGTGGCGGTGTGCCTGTGGAGGACATGCAGGCTCTGGCCATAACCTCCCTGTCGGCTGCAGATGTGGCCAAACACTACGAGCACATTCGCAAGCTGGGCAAGGGCACCTACGGCAAGGTGGACCTGGTGGCACACCGCACACAGG GCACCAAAATGGCTCTGAAGTTTGTGACAAAGAGCAAGACGAAGCTGAAGAGCTTCCTGAGGGAGTACAGCCTGACGGGCACACTGAGCTGCAGCCCCTTCATCATCAAAGTCCTGGATGTACTCTTCGAGACCGAGGATAGCTACGTCTTCGGACAGGAGTACGCCCCCGCGGGAGACCTGTTCGACATCATTCCCCCCCAG gttggTCTTCCGGAGGAGATGGTGAAGCGCTGTATGCAGCAGCTGGGTCTGGCCCTGGACTTCATGCACAGCAAGAATCTTGTGCACCGTGACGTCAAGCCCGAGAACGTGCTCCTCTTCGACCGCGAGTGCAGACGCATCAAGCTGGCTGACTTCGGCATGACACGGCGCGTGGGCTGTCGCGTGAAGCGCGTGAGTGGCACCATCCCGTACACGGCGCCAGAGGTGTGCCGCGCCAGTCGTGCCGAAGGCTTCCTGGTGACCACCAGTCTAGACGTGTGGGCCTTCGGTGTGCTCGTCTTCTGCATGCTGACGGGTAACTTCCCTTGGGAGGCAGCGCTGCCCGCCGATGCCTTCTACGAGGAATTCCGCCGCTGGCAGCGAGCAGGGTGCCCAACGGCGGCCTACCCGTCCCAGTGGCGCCGCTTCACTGATGACGCCCTACGCATGTTCCAGCGGTTGCTCGCCGCCGAGCCAGAGAAGCGCTGCGGCGTGAAGGACGTCTTCTGCTTTGTCAAGTACGAACTGGTCAGCGAGCTCCGACGCCGCGCCTCCTGCCGGGCCAAGAGAGGCGAGAGGTCCAGTTCGTCTGGCGTATGCTCCGCAAGCTGTACCTCCAACTCCTCTTCGTCTTCCTCCTCATCACGCTCCCACAGACACCCAGAGCCTTCCACCCCCCCTGGGACGACCTCACTCCTGCGCCCAGCGCCCCTGAAGAGGAGTGTCCTCTCTGACACCCATTCCCCTCAGGAGGAGTCTCCTGGCCAGCACCACTCTTCTCCGGGCCGGGAGAAGACCAAGAGCCAGATGGTGATGGCTACTGCCATAGAGATCTGTGTCTGA